A genome region from Carya illinoinensis cultivar Pawnee chromosome 2, C.illinoinensisPawnee_v1, whole genome shotgun sequence includes the following:
- the LOC122295866 gene encoding telomere repeat-binding factor 2-like isoform X1 gives MGPEKLQDKLYRFCSSRNWGLLMGAPKQKWKAEEEAALKAGVIKHGAGKWRTILTDPEFSGILHLRSNVDLKDKWRNINVTAIWGSRQKAKLALKRDLPIPKLDDNPKSLSTIPHNDVETVNAKPLAISRGTSQAADSKEPFARLDKLILEAITNLKEPRGSDRAAIALYIEERYWAPSNLRKLLSTKLKHMTANGRLIKIKHKYKMAPSLASEKRRSSSLLLLEERQKDSLEAEKREINILTKAQVDAELSEMKGMTAQEAAAAAAQAVAEAEAAIAEAEKAAREAEAAEAEAEAAQVFAKAAMKALKCGTLRA, from the exons ATGGGTCCTGAAAAGCTACAGGATAAACTGTATAG GTTTTGTTCAAGTAGGAATTGGGGTTTGTTGATGGGTGCTCCTAAGCAAAAGTGGAaagcagaagaagaagcagcTCTTAAAGCAGGAGTCATTAAACACGGGGCAGGCAAATGGCGGACGATACTAACCGACCCAGAGTTCAGTGGCATCTTACATCTACGTTCAAATGTGGATCTCAAG GATAAATGGAGAAATATAAATGTGACGGCGATATGGGGCTCCAGGCAGAAGGCCAAACTTGCTCTTAAAAGGGATCTACCAATCCCCAAGCTTGATGATAACCCTAAGTCTTTGAGCACTATACCTCATAATGATGTTGAAACCGTCAATGCTAAGCCTCTTGCAATTTCTAGAGGAACATCACAGGCTGCTGATTCAAAGGAACCATTTGCAAG GTTGGACAAGCTTATATTAGAGGCTATTACCAATTTGAAGGAGCCAAGGGGTTCTGACAGGGCTGCAATTGCTTTGTACATAGAG GAGCGATACTGGGCACCGTCAAATCTAAGAAAACTATTGTCCACGAAGTTGAAGCATATGACAGCTAATGGAAGACTGATTAAG ATAAAACACAAgtacaaaatggcaccaagttTGGCatctgaaaaaagaagaagctcatCCTTGTTACTCCTGGAGGAAAGGCAGAAGGATTCTTTAGAGgcagaaaagagagagatcaaCATTCTTACAAAAGCTCAAGTCGATGCAGAGCTGTCAGAAATGAAGGGTATGACTGCGCAAGAGGCTGCTGCAGCTGCTGCACAAGCCGTTGCAGAAGCAGAAGCCGCTATCGCTGAGGCTGAAAAGGCTGCAAGGGAGGCAGAGGCAGCGGAAGCTGAAGCAGAAGCAGCACAAGTTTTTGCCAAAGCAGCAATGAAGGCATTGAAATGTGGAACACTTCGTGCTTG A
- the LOC122295866 gene encoding telomere repeat-binding factor 2-like isoform X2 has translation MGAPKQKWKAEEEAALKAGVIKHGAGKWRTILTDPEFSGILHLRSNVDLKDKWRNINVTAIWGSRQKAKLALKRDLPIPKLDDNPKSLSTIPHNDVETVNAKPLAISRGTSQAADSKEPFARLDKLILEAITNLKEPRGSDRAAIALYIEERYWAPSNLRKLLSTKLKHMTANGRLIKIKHKYKMAPSLASEKRRSSSLLLLEERQKDSLEAEKREINILTKAQVDAELSEMKGMTAQEAAAAAAQAVAEAEAAIAEAEKAAREAEAAEAEAEAAQVFAKAAMKALKCGTLRA, from the exons ATGGGTGCTCCTAAGCAAAAGTGGAaagcagaagaagaagcagcTCTTAAAGCAGGAGTCATTAAACACGGGGCAGGCAAATGGCGGACGATACTAACCGACCCAGAGTTCAGTGGCATCTTACATCTACGTTCAAATGTGGATCTCAAG GATAAATGGAGAAATATAAATGTGACGGCGATATGGGGCTCCAGGCAGAAGGCCAAACTTGCTCTTAAAAGGGATCTACCAATCCCCAAGCTTGATGATAACCCTAAGTCTTTGAGCACTATACCTCATAATGATGTTGAAACCGTCAATGCTAAGCCTCTTGCAATTTCTAGAGGAACATCACAGGCTGCTGATTCAAAGGAACCATTTGCAAG GTTGGACAAGCTTATATTAGAGGCTATTACCAATTTGAAGGAGCCAAGGGGTTCTGACAGGGCTGCAATTGCTTTGTACATAGAG GAGCGATACTGGGCACCGTCAAATCTAAGAAAACTATTGTCCACGAAGTTGAAGCATATGACAGCTAATGGAAGACTGATTAAG ATAAAACACAAgtacaaaatggcaccaagttTGGCatctgaaaaaagaagaagctcatCCTTGTTACTCCTGGAGGAAAGGCAGAAGGATTCTTTAGAGgcagaaaagagagagatcaaCATTCTTACAAAAGCTCAAGTCGATGCAGAGCTGTCAGAAATGAAGGGTATGACTGCGCAAGAGGCTGCTGCAGCTGCTGCACAAGCCGTTGCAGAAGCAGAAGCCGCTATCGCTGAGGCTGAAAAGGCTGCAAGGGAGGCAGAGGCAGCGGAAGCTGAAGCAGAAGCAGCACAAGTTTTTGCCAAAGCAGCAATGAAGGCATTGAAATGTGGAACACTTCGTGCTTG A
- the LOC122295839 gene encoding pentatricopeptide repeat-containing protein At5g67570, chloroplastic produces MEAVQGPPLLPTPMFEPDTQQIKRKLVQKGVLPTPKIIHILRKKQIQKNNRKLNPLSQKSQATQPLSESQKQALAEDSHFQTLKNEYKDFTKAVKAETGVKTRTLMVGKPWESLERAGIREISSESREYCGEKLKREKLSELRELFEERKREALRWVLDDDVLVKEEWLDGEKEVWEPSKRRRSEAEDVRFLVHRLSAREITMRDWKFSRIMKQSELQFTESQLLNVLEGLGNKGQWKQALSVVEWVYNDKEHRRYKSRFVYTKLLAVLGKARQPHAALRIFNLMRGDGRLYPDMAAYHSIAVTLGQAGLVKELISIMECMRLKPSKRVKAGRKNWDPTLEPDMVIYNAVLNACVLSRQWKGVSWVFEQLRMSGRKPNGATYGLAMEVMLQSGKYGLVHEYFRKMKKTGETPKAITYKVLVRAFWEEGKVNEAVEAVRDMEQRGVVGAASVYYELACCLCNSGRWQDAMFEVDKMKKLSRTRPLEVTFTGMIMSSMGGGHIADCISIFERMKAHCAPNIGTINTMLKVYGRNDMFSKAKELFEDVKRAKSDSYAPQNGDDTAPIPDKYTYSSMLEASSSAMQWEYFEYVYREMTLAGYQLDQTKHALLLVEASRAGKWYLLEHAFDTILEAGEVPHPQFFTEMFVQATAQCSYERAVTLVNTMAYAPFQVSERQWTDLFKNNGDRISEESLVKLLEALGNCEVAAEATFSNLLKCLHSLCGSGTSRALSSNASGKAASEKSSLYGCKGRFDGCIGADMPSFSRSMMDENLNPGKDTVVKDGDVTLDTHPVNHATTNGEVNADSEAISGSPNQASGTDRKNNLVSIGKGFNDDVTSGSDAAPNKLATFLINVHTTDLNGLQLETLMDGVDSRGSNLPTADEVLESWKESRKKDGIFFPFQLGRK; encoded by the exons ATGGAAGCTGTGCAAGGTCCCCCTCTACTTCCCACTCCCATGTTCGAACCGGACACCCAACAAATCAAACGGAAGCTTGTACAAAAGGGTGTGCTACCAACCCCCAAAATCATCCACATCCTGCGCAAGAAGCAAATCCAGAAAAACAACCGCAAACTGAATCCTCTTTCCCAGAAATCCCAAGCCACCCAACCCCTCTCCGAATCTCAGAAACAAGCCCTCGCCGAAGATTCCCACTTCCAAACCCTCAAGAACGAGTACAAGGACTTCACCAAGGCGGTAAAGGCAGAGACGGGTGTCAAGACCAGGACTTTGATGGTCGGGAAGCCGTGGGAGAGTCTGGAGAGAGCTGGGATTAGAGAGATTTCCAGTGAGAGTAGGGAGTACTGCGGAGAGAAGCTCAAGAGGGAGAAACTGAGTGAACTGAGGGAATTGTTTGAAGAGCGAAAGCGTGAGGCTTTGCGGTGGGTTTTGGATGACGATGTGCTCGTAAAAGAAGAGTGGTTGGATGGTGAAAAGGAAGTGTGGGAACCTTCAAAACGGAGGCGCAGCGAGGCCGAGGACGTTAGGTTTCTCGTTCATAG GCTAAGTGCTAGGGAGATTACGATGAGGGACTGGAAGTTTTCCAGGATCATGAAACAGTCAGAATTGCAGTTCACTGAGTCTCAGTTGCTTAACGTTCTTGAAGGGCTTGGGAATAAGGGCCAGTGGAAGCAAGCGTTATCTGTTGTGGAATGGGTGTACAATGATAAGGAACATAGACGTTATAAGAGtag GTTTGTTTACACCAAACTCTTGGCAGTTCTTGGGAAGGCACGGCAGCCCCATGCAGCTCTTCGTATTTTCAATCTGATGCGT GGAGATGGCCGTTTGTATCCTGACATGGCTGCATATCACAGCATCGCTGTTACACTTGGTCAAGCTGGTCTTGTGAAAGAACTGATAAGCATTATGGAATGCATGAGACTGAAACCTTCTAAAAGAGTAAAAGCTGGGCGTAAGAACTGGGATCCGACCCTTGAACCTGATATGGTTATATATAATGCG GTCTTGAATGCTTGTGTTTTATCGCGCCAGTGGAAGGGTGTATCTTGGGTATTTGAGCAGTTGAGAATGAGTGGACGAAAACCTAATGGGGCTACCTATGGACTTGCAATGGAG GTCATGTTGCAATCTGGAAAGTATGGCCTTGTCCATGAGTACTtcaggaagatgaagaaaactGGGGAAACTCCAAAAGCGATAACATACAAAG TTCTTGTTAGAGCTTTTTGGGAGGAAGGTAAAGTCAATGAAGCTGTGGAAGCAGTCAGGGATATGGAACAAAGGGGAGTGGTTGGAGCAGCTAGTGTATACTATGAGCTAGCTTGCTGCCTTTGCAACAGTGGGAGGTGGCAAGATGCTATGTTTGAG GTTGATAAGATGAAAAAACTATCTCGTACTAGACCTTTGGAGGTTACTTTTACCGGCATGATAATGTCTTCAATGGGTGGTGGGCATATTGCTGATTGTATATCTATTTTTGAACGCATGAAAGCCCATTGTGCGCCTAACATAGGTACCATAAACACCATGTTGAAAGTTTATGGTAGGAATGATATGTTTTCTAAAGCTAAAGAGTTGTTTGAAGATGTTAAGAGAGCGAAATCTGATTCTTACGCACCTCAAAACGGGGATGATACTGCACCTATCCCAGATAAGTACACATATAGCTCAATGCTCGAGGCATCTTCTAGTGCGATGCAATGGGAATATTTTGAGTATGTGTATCGGGAGATGACTCTCGCTGGGTACCAGCTGGATCAAACTAAACATGCATTACTACTTGTGGAAGCATCAAGAGCTGGGAAG TGGTATCTGCTTGAGCATGCATTTGACACTATTTTGGAAGCTGGAGAAGTTCCTCACCCGCAATTCTTTACTGAAATGTTTGTTCAAGCTACAGCTCAATGTAGTTATGAGAGAGCTGTCACGCTGGTCAACACCATGGCTTATGCTCCATTTCAAGTCAGTGAAAGGCAGTGGACAGACCTTTTTAAGAATAATGGGGACAGGATTAGCGAGGAAAGTTTAGTGAAACTGTTGGAAGCTCTTGGTAATTGTGAAGTAGCTGCAGAGGCCACTTTCTCAAACTTGTTAAAATGTTTGCACTCTCTCTGCGGTTCTGGCACATCGAGAGCCTTAAGTTCCAATGCATCGGGAAAGGCAGCCTCAGAGAAATCATCCTTGTATGGCTGTAAGGGTAGATTTGATGGTTGTATTGGAGCAGATATGCCAAGCTTTTCTAGAAGCATGATGGATGAAAACCTTAACCCTGGCAAGGACACCGTTGTTAAAGATGGTGATGTCACGTTAGATACACATCCTGTTAATCATGCTACCACTAACGGAGAGGTGAATGCTGATTCAGAGGCAATCTCTGGTTCTCCAAATCAAGCTTCTGGCACAGATAGAAAAAACAACCTTGTCTCCATAGGAAAGGGTTTTAATGATGATGTAACATCTGGTAGTGATGCTGCGCCTAACAAGCTTGCAACTTTCTTGATTAATGTACACACAACTGATCTTAATGGGTTGCAACTGGAAACCCTAATGGACGGGGTTGATTCTCGCGGCTCTAACCTGCCCACAGCAGACGAAGTACTGGAATCTTGGAAGGAAAGCAGGAAGAAGGATGGGATATTCTTCCCCTTTCAACTTGGCCGGAAATGA
- the LOC122295905 gene encoding ADP-ribosylation factor-like protein 8a: MELSLIGLQGSGKSSLVNVVDTGAYSEDMTTTMRFNMRKVTKGNVTIKFWDLGGQARFRSMWERYCRVVSAIVYAVDAADPDNLSISKSELHDLLSKSSLSGIPLLVLGNKIDKRGVVSEQALIDQMGLKSIIDREVCCFMISCKNLTNIDSVIDWLVKHSKSNS; this comes from the exons ATGGAGCTATCTTTGATAGGACTTCAGGGTTCTGGAAAGTCATCACTTGTAAATGTTGTTGAT ACTGGTGCATATAGTGAAGACATGACCACTACGATGA GATTTAATATGAGGAAGGTAACAAAAGGAAATGTCACCATAAAGTTTTGGGATCTTGGAGGTCAAGCAAGGTTCCGCAGTATGTGGGAGCGATATTGTCGTGTAGTTTCTGCTATTGT CTATGCTGTTGATGCTGCTGATCCAGACAACCTGAGTATCTCAAAAAGCGAGCTGCATGATTTGCTGAGCAAATCCTCACTTAGTGGTATCCCGTTGCTAGTGTTGGGAAACAAGATTGACAAGCGGGGAGTTGTGTCTGAGCAGGCTTTAATTGACCAAAT GGGACTCAAGTCAATTATTGATAGAGAAGTTTGTTGCTTCATGATCTCGTGCAAGAACTTGACAAACATTGATTCAGTAATTGATTGGCTTGTAAAGCATTCCAAATCGAACAGCTGA